One genomic segment of Chitinophaga sancti includes these proteins:
- a CDS encoding fatty acid desaturase → MSFISNVLAPPGYGWRTSDGALVKPTSKQLFTEFFSRINIFASRKNWLPFFSWFSTLGLAPFFFLFVWKEIHDFNFWYLLVAFVYGMIFMGTHGTIWYHRYGTHQAYTFSNKFWRFFTQNLVFKLIPEELYIVSHHVHHALSDEPGDPYNAEAGFLYCFLADANHQPIAKDLSEEDYYKAAAMLSHTGVKANDYVTYQKWGSIAHPLNAVLSTLGNLAFWLTIFYFIGGVYLVVSIMAGAFVWGVGVRTFNYEGHAKGETKHVSGFDFNHKDKSINQWWPGIVAGEWHNNHHLYPASARSGFLTGQVDFAWYYIRTLKFIGGVSSCRDAKKQFLENHRKPYLEQQQIKESVPIV, encoded by the coding sequence ATGTCATTTATTTCGAATGTATTAGCTCCTCCCGGATACGGGTGGAGAACCAGCGATGGTGCACTGGTAAAACCTACGTCAAAGCAACTATTCACCGAGTTTTTTAGCAGGATCAACATTTTTGCTTCAAGAAAAAACTGGTTACCATTCTTTTCATGGTTCAGCACTTTAGGTCTTGCTCCGTTCTTTTTCTTATTTGTCTGGAAAGAGATACACGACTTTAATTTTTGGTATTTGCTGGTTGCTTTTGTGTATGGAATGATTTTCATGGGCACGCATGGCACTATCTGGTATCATCGCTATGGCACACATCAGGCGTATACTTTTAGTAATAAGTTCTGGCGGTTTTTTACTCAAAACCTCGTATTTAAACTGATACCGGAAGAGCTGTATATCGTATCTCATCATGTGCATCATGCACTGTCTGATGAGCCGGGAGATCCTTATAATGCAGAGGCAGGTTTTTTATATTGCTTTCTGGCAGATGCCAATCATCAGCCTATTGCGAAAGATCTCAGTGAGGAGGATTATTATAAAGCTGCAGCAATGTTGAGTCATACCGGTGTGAAAGCGAATGATTATGTTACTTATCAGAAGTGGGGTTCAATTGCGCATCCTTTGAATGCGGTATTATCTACTTTGGGTAACCTGGCTTTCTGGTTAACAATATTTTATTTTATAGGTGGTGTATACCTGGTGGTGTCCATTATGGCTGGTGCTTTTGTGTGGGGAGTGGGTGTGAGAACTTTTAATTATGAAGGCCATGCGAAAGGTGAAACGAAGCATGTATCCGGGTTTGATTTCAATCATAAAGATAAATCTATCAATCAGTGGTGGCCTGGTATTGTGGCTGGTGAATGGCATAATAATCACCATCTATATCCTGCCAGTGCAAGATCAGGCTTTCTGACAGGACAGGTAGATTTTGCCTGGTATTATATCAGGACGTTAAAGTTTATTGGTGGAGTGAGTTCATGCAGGGATGCTAAAAAGCAATTCCTGGAAAACCACAGGAAACCATACCTGGAACAACAACAAATAAAAGAAAGTGTACCCATAGTATAG